In the genome of Nycticebus coucang isolate mNycCou1 chromosome 12, mNycCou1.pri, whole genome shotgun sequence, one region contains:
- the YPEL3 gene encoding protein yippee-like 3 isoform X1, with translation MVRISKPKTFQAYLDDCHRRYSCAHCRAHLANHDDLISKSFQGSQGRAYLFNSVVNVGCGPAEERVLLTGLHAVADIHCENCKTTLGWKYEQAFESSQKYKEGKYIIELNHMIKDNGWD, from the exons ATGGTGCGTATTTCAAAGCCCAAGACGTTTCAGGCCTACTTGGATGATTGTCACCGGAGGTATAGCTGTGCCCACTGCCGTGCTCACCTGGCCAACCACGACGACCTCATCTCCAAG TCCTTCCAGGGCAGTCAGGGGCGTGCCTACCTCTTCAACTCCGT GGTGAACGTGGGCTGCGGACCAGCTGAGGAGCGGGTGCTGCTGACAGGCCTCCATGCTGTCGCTGACATCCACTGCGAGAACTGCAAGACCACTTTGGGCTGGAAATAT GAACAGGCCTTTGAGAGCAGCCAGAAGTACAAAGAGGGGAAGTACATCATTGAACTCAACCACATGATCAAAGACAACGGCTGGGACTGA
- the YPEL3 gene encoding protein yippee-like 3 isoform X2: MVRISKPKTFQAYLDDCHRRYSCAHCRAHLANHDDLISKSFQGSQGRAYLFNSVVNVGCGPAEERVLLTGLHAVADIHCENCKTTLGWKYVESIIGTPRDAR; this comes from the exons ATGGTGCGTATTTCAAAGCCCAAGACGTTTCAGGCCTACTTGGATGATTGTCACCGGAGGTATAGCTGTGCCCACTGCCGTGCTCACCTGGCCAACCACGACGACCTCATCTCCAAG TCCTTCCAGGGCAGTCAGGGGCGTGCCTACCTCTTCAACTCCGT GGTGAACGTGGGCTGCGGACCAGCTGAGGAGCGGGTGCTGCTGACAGGCCTCCATGCTGTCGCTGACATCCACTGCGAGAACTGCAAGACCACTTTGGGCTGGAAATAT GTAGAATCCATTATTGGGACGCCCAGAGATGCTaggtaa